The Pueribacillus theae genome includes the window TCCATTGTTGGAGACTGACATCGTTCAAGGCTTAGGGATGGGTATTGGTCATAAACTAATGTGTAAGGTTGAGCAATTAGGTGCACTTTTATCAGCTTCGGAAATGGTTGGTTCATCAGAAAGAGCATTGTATGATACTGTCGAGTATACAAAACAGCGTAAGCAATTTAATACAGTGATTGCAAAGTTTCAAGCGTTGAAACATATGGCAGCTGATATGTACTTACAAGTAGAAAGTGCGAAGTCTGCGATTGAATATGCAGCATGGGCACTCGAAGCTGGGGATGCCGAAGCCGAATCAGCCGTTTCAATTGCGAAAGCGTATACTTCAACTGCCTCGAAAAAAGTGATAGGTGATGCAATTCAAATGCAAGGTGGAATTGGCTTTACATGGGAAAATGACTTGCATTTATTTTTTAAACGCGTGACAAGAAGCGCAGCACTTCTCGGAGATACTTATACGCATAATGAACGGATTGCAAAATATGTTCTTGATCGTATAAGTACTGAAAAACATATTCTTGAAGAAAATTATCAACATACCATATAATCCGTTTAAGTAATGTAGTTGATTCTTAGACTTGCTTTATAAGAGTTTAAAAATTTCCCAAAAAAACATCCTAAAAGTGTTTATCCGGCCAAAATTATATTGACCGGATAAACAATATATAATATTATGAAATTACCAATAGTGTAAATATTGCGAATGGGAGGGTGAAAATATTCTCGGTAAAGAAAGCGGTATCCTAGCTTTTGTTGAAAAAAGGGCATGGTGACGTACGATAAGGAAATCTTAAGTTTTTGTAGGAAGGTTTATAACAACAATTGCCCTAAAGTACTAAGTCCATTACCAATATTTTTGATATGGAAAAACTCTAAAAAATCGTAAAGGTGGAATGGATTAGATGAATACTGGAAGTGAACTTGTTCAGTCAGAAGTTAGCAAAAAAACGGGCACTGAACAAAAGATGGGTTTAATAGGGGCTATTGCTGTGATTGTCGGATCGATGGTTGGTGCATCTATTTTTGCTTTTCTAGGTTCGATCGCTGCAAAAACAGGGTCATCGCTCTATATCGTATATCTCATTGCTGTTATTCCAGCTATTTTTGGAAGCGTTGCCTATTTGCAGCTTGGTGCTATGTTTCCCGAAAGTGGAGGTACTTATCATTATAATAAAAAATTGCTTTCACCATTTATGGGATTATTAGCGGGGCTTTCGATCTTATTCGCGGCCGTTGGTGTGTTGAGCACGATGTCCATCGCCCTTGCCCAATTTTTACAAATGTATTTACCTAATGCACCGCTGATTCCTACTTCATTAGGTGTTTTAGCGCTCTTTTTTATCATTAATTTCTTTGGTCTTAAGACAACAAACGCCATTCAAGTCATTATGGTTATTTGGATGATAGCGGCGCTTTTGATTTTTGCGTTTCCAGGTTTAATAATCGGAGAGCCTGCACCTCCTTCGGATTTACCTTTTCTTTCTAATGGTTTTTCTGGCTTATTCATTGCAGCTGCATTAGCTTCTTTTGCCTATGCAGGGTATAACATTATAACTGAGTTAGGGGGAAATATAAAGAACCCAAAGAGAAATTTGCCTCTATCTATCATTATTAGTTTGCTTCTTGTTGCTTTAATCTACTTCTTTGTAACGTTAGCCGTATCTAGATTGGTGCCTGCAGAAGAATTAGCAACTGGTGATTTAAGTTTAACAACGATTGCAACCCAATTCTTATCACCAGGTTTCGTAACGTTTATTGGTATCGGTGCTTTGTTAGCGCTTGCAACAACACTGAATGTAGCCGTTATGATTATCCCACAAGAACTAAATGCAATAGCAAAGGACGGATTAGCTCCTAAGATATTCACGAAATTACATGGAAAAAATGAAATCCCAACTGCTGGATTAATAACGGGGTTTGTATTTGGAGTTTTATTGATTTTATCAGGTATAAGTTTAGATGCAAGTGGTTTAATGATTACCGTAGGATTTCTAGCGGCAGCTGTATTTACAGGGTTTGGGGCAAGAAAGGCTCCGAAACTATTTAAGTCAGATTACGAAGCAGCCGAGATTCGCATTCGTCCTCGTGTTTTGTCTTTCTTTTGTTGGGCGGGTATTCTTTCGAGTCTTTTCTTTATTTTCTTTTCGATGGTTGATGCACCGTTAGTCATGGTTGCCTATATCGTATTAGTGATTGCCGCGTACGTTTATCATAAGTGGATCAATAAAAACAATTTAAATGTGGAGGAATAAAACATGCTAACTTCTTATTTAGTAACAGA containing:
- a CDS encoding APC family permease, which encodes MNTGSELVQSEVSKKTGTEQKMGLIGAIAVIVGSMVGASIFAFLGSIAAKTGSSLYIVYLIAVIPAIFGSVAYLQLGAMFPESGGTYHYNKKLLSPFMGLLAGLSILFAAVGVLSTMSIALAQFLQMYLPNAPLIPTSLGVLALFFIINFFGLKTTNAIQVIMVIWMIAALLIFAFPGLIIGEPAPPSDLPFLSNGFSGLFIAAALASFAYAGYNIITELGGNIKNPKRNLPLSIIISLLLVALIYFFVTLAVSRLVPAEELATGDLSLTTIATQFLSPGFVTFIGIGALLALATTLNVAVMIIPQELNAIAKDGLAPKIFTKLHGKNEIPTAGLITGFVFGVLLILSGISLDASGLMITVGFLAAAVFTGFGARKAPKLFKSDYEAAEIRIRPRVLSFFCWAGILSSLFFIFFSMVDAPLVMVAYIVLVIAAYVYHKWINKNNLNVEE